The following coding sequences lie in one Eubacterium ventriosum genomic window:
- the ftsH gene encoding ATP-dependent zinc metalloprotease FtsH: protein MDNNTNRNTNRNNSKNDRDNKNQKKNQIIGIVVALVAAFLFTTLSSYIVDSMTTKEISYNQFIALLENNNVESVVFNNNKIEITPKDNNGNIIKVKYWTTELNDPELIQELKEKYTQVKFKGEQQSSSSSLLLILLEWVLPFVMFYVLLTFIMKKAGGGAGGGMFGVGKSNAKVYVQKETGVTFKDVAGQEEAKESVVELVDFLHNPGKYTEIGAKLPKGALLVGPPGTGKTLLAKAVAGEAKVPFFSLSGSDFVEMFVGVGASRVRDLFKQAEQNAPCIVFIDEIDSIGKSRDSRYGGGNDEREQTLNALLAEMDGFDTSKGILILAATNRPEVLDPALLRPGRFDRRIIVDAPDFKGRLETLRVHSKDVKLDETVDLDAIANITSGAVGSDLANMVNEAAINAVKCGRRAISQADLMEAVEVVIAGKEKKDRILSKEEKKIVSYHEVGHALVTALQKHAEPVQKITIVPRTMGSLGYVIQAPEEEKYLMSKEELNARLVTFLAGRAAEEIVFDSVTTGASNDMEKATKIARSMIAQYGMSEKFGLMSLEQVENPYLGNRTTLNCSDKTATEIEEEVKILLKEKYEEAKKLLRNNRAKLDKIAKFLYEKETITGKEFMDIFEQCEREEAEKAEASKTQNTENNANAENLDTQNTEA, encoded by the coding sequence ATGGATAATAATACTAATAGAAATACTAATAGGAATAATTCGAAAAACGATAGGGATAACAAGAATCAAAAGAAAAATCAAATAATAGGCATAGTGGTTGCACTTGTAGCCGCATTTCTTTTTACAACATTAAGCTCATATATAGTTGATTCAATGACTACCAAGGAGATTAGTTACAATCAGTTTATAGCTTTGCTTGAAAATAATAATGTGGAATCAGTTGTTTTCAATAACAATAAGATAGAAATTACACCTAAAGATAATAATGGAAACATTATAAAAGTAAAATATTGGACAACAGAATTAAATGACCCTGAACTTATTCAGGAATTAAAAGAAAAATATACACAGGTAAAATTCAAAGGAGAACAGCAGAGTAGTTCTTCAAGTCTTTTACTTATTTTGCTTGAATGGGTATTACCATTTGTAATGTTCTATGTTTTGCTTACATTCATAATGAAGAAAGCAGGCGGCGGAGCCGGTGGTGGAATGTTTGGTGTTGGAAAGAGCAATGCCAAGGTATATGTTCAGAAAGAAACAGGAGTTACATTTAAGGATGTGGCGGGACAGGAAGAAGCTAAGGAATCAGTAGTAGAATTAGTAGATTTCCTTCATAATCCGGGCAAATATACAGAAATCGGTGCCAAGCTTCCGAAGGGAGCATTGTTAGTAGGACCGCCGGGAACAGGTAAAACATTGTTGGCTAAGGCAGTTGCAGGAGAGGCTAAGGTGCCATTTTTCTCATTGTCAGGTTCAGACTTTGTGGAAATGTTCGTAGGTGTAGGTGCTTCAAGAGTAAGAGATTTGTTTAAGCAGGCAGAACAGAATGCACCATGTATCGTATTTATCGACGAAATTGACTCAATAGGAAAGAGCAGAGATTCAAGATATGGCGGTGGAAACGATGAAAGAGAACAGACATTAAATGCACTTTTGGCAGAAATGGATGGTTTTGATACATCAAAGGGTATTTTAATACTTGCTGCAACTAACAGACCGGAAGTACTTGATCCGGCACTTTTAAGACCAGGACGTTTTGACAGAAGAATTATTGTAGACGCACCTGATTTTAAGGGCAGACTTGAAACTTTAAGAGTTCATTCAAAAGATGTTAAATTAGATGAAACAGTAGATCTTGATGCTATTGCAAACATTACAAGTGGTGCAGTAGGTTCAGACCTTGCCAATATGGTTAACGAAGCAGCAATTAACGCAGTAAAATGTGGTAGAAGAGCAATTTCCCAGGCTGACTTAATGGAAGCAGTTGAAGTTGTAATTGCCGGAAAAGAAAAGAAAGATAGAATTCTCAGCAAAGAAGAAAAGAAGATAGTTTCTTACCATGAAGTAGGTCATGCATTAGTAACAGCATTACAGAAACATGCAGAACCGGTACAGAAGATTACAATAGTTCCAAGAACAATGGGTTCATTAGGATATGTTATACAGGCGCCTGAAGAAGAAAAATATCTTATGTCAAAAGAAGAATTAAATGCAAGACTTGTAACATTCCTTGCAGGTAGAGCAGCAGAAGAAATTGTATTTGATTCAGTGACAACAGGTGCATCAAATGATATGGAAAAGGCTACAAAGATAGCCCGCTCAATGATTGCACAGTATGGTATGTCAGAAAAGTTCGGCTTAATGAGTCTTGAACAGGTTGAAAATCCATACTTAGGCAACAGAACAACACTCAACTGTAGCGACAAGACAGCAACAGAGATTGAAGAAGAGGTTAAGATTCTTCTTAAAGAAAAATACGAAGAAGCTAAGAAGCTTCTTAGAAATAACCGTGCTAAGCTTGACAAGATTGCAAAATTCTTATACGAAAAAGAAACAATCACAGGCAAGGAATTTATGGATATTTTTGAACAGTGCGAGAGAGAAGAAGCTGAAAAGGCAGAAGCTTCTAAAACACAGAATACAGAAAACAATGCAAATGCTGAAAATTTAGATACACAGAATACAGAAGCATAG
- the uvrC gene encoding excinuclease ABC subunit UvrC, producing MGEFNFAEELKKMPQTPGVYLMHDAHDDVIYVGKAVNLKRRVSSYFRKSTKRTTKIESMVSKIRRFEYILTDSELEALILECNLIKEYRPKYNTMLMDDKTYPYVMITVSEDYPRIVLARRMKKDNNKYFGPFTSSAAVKDTIDLLQKMYQIRSCNKAIVSDGTYTADGEYKNIPKINGRPCLYYHIGQCKGPCQGYISKEDYRENINKAIKFLEGNYTLTIKELEEKMQEASANLDFEKAMECRDLINSINHVAGNQKITTHQFEDRDIIAYAEEGNDAVVQVFFVRNGKLIGREHFYLTTVPGDTGKDILTSFIKQYYIGTPFIPRELLVQEEVEEPELLSQLLSRNQNYTVRIVNPKKGSKEKLVELAAKNAGNLLEQNKEKYRREQKRTVGAVEEIEELIGITGIHRMEAYDISNTNGYESVASMIVYEDGKPKRNNYRKFRIKSVKGPDDYASMREVLTRRFRHGIEEREKLDMEEKDYKLGSFSNFPDILMMDGGKGQVNIALEVLDSLNLHIPVCGMVKDDNHRTRGLYYNNEEIPIAKNSEGFRLITRMQDETHRFAIEYHRSLRNKKQVHSILDDISGVGPARRKALMREFKSIEGIREATVEQLSQVDTISEKVAKDIYKFFH from the coding sequence ATGGGTGAATTTAATTTTGCGGAAGAACTAAAAAAAATGCCACAGACACCGGGGGTGTATTTAATGCACGATGCCCACGATGATGTTATTTATGTGGGAAAAGCTGTTAATCTTAAAAGGCGTGTAAGCTCATATTTTAGAAAAAGCACAAAAAGAACAACAAAAATAGAATCCATGGTTTCAAAAATAAGAAGGTTTGAGTATATTCTTACAGATTCAGAACTGGAAGCATTAATACTTGAATGTAATCTGATTAAAGAATACAGACCCAAATATAATACAATGCTTATGGATGACAAAACATATCCTTATGTAATGATTACAGTAAGTGAGGATTATCCACGAATTGTTTTGGCCAGAAGGATGAAGAAGGACAATAATAAATATTTTGGACCTTTTACAAGTAGTGCAGCAGTTAAAGATACCATAGATTTGTTACAGAAAATGTATCAAATTAGAAGTTGCAACAAGGCTATTGTAAGTGATGGCACGTATACTGCTGATGGAGAATATAAGAATATTCCAAAGATTAATGGAAGGCCTTGTCTTTATTATCATATTGGACAGTGCAAAGGTCCCTGTCAGGGATATATTTCCAAAGAAGATTACAGGGAAAATATTAATAAAGCCATTAAATTCTTAGAAGGCAATTACACTCTGACAATCAAGGAGTTGGAGGAAAAGATGCAGGAGGCATCAGCTAATCTTGATTTTGAGAAAGCAATGGAATGTAGAGATTTGATTAATAGCATTAATCATGTTGCGGGAAATCAGAAGATTACAACTCATCAGTTTGAGGATAGGGATATTATTGCTTATGCAGAGGAAGGAAACGATGCAGTTGTACAGGTGTTTTTTGTTAGAAATGGTAAGCTTATCGGTCGTGAACATTTTTATCTTACAACTGTTCCGGGAGATACCGGCAAAGATATTCTTACAAGTTTCATAAAGCAATATTATATTGGAACGCCTTTTATTCCAAGGGAGCTTTTGGTGCAGGAAGAGGTGGAGGAGCCGGAACTTTTGTCACAGCTCCTTAGCAGAAATCAGAATTATACAGTTAGAATTGTAAATCCTAAAAAAGGAAGTAAGGAGAAGCTTGTTGAACTTGCAGCAAAGAATGCAGGCAATCTTTTGGAACAAAATAAAGAAAAATATAGAAGGGAACAAAAACGTACTGTAGGTGCAGTGGAGGAAATAGAGGAACTTATTGGTATTACGGGAATCCATAGAATGGAAGCCTACGATATATCCAATACTAACGGTTACGAGTCCGTTGCATCAATGATAGTTTATGAGGACGGAAAACCGAAGCGTAATAATTATAGAAAGTTTAGAATTAAGTCTGTTAAGGGTCCTGACGATTATGCCAGCATGAGAGAAGTTCTTACAAGAAGATTCCGTCACGGAATAGAAGAACGTGAAAAGCTTGATATGGAAGAAAAAGACTACAAACTTGGAAGTTTCAGTAACTTCCCGGATATTCTTATGATGGATGGTGGAAAAGGTCAGGTAAACATAGCTCTTGAAGTTTTGGACAGCCTTAATCTTCATATTCCTGTTTGTGGAATGGTAAAGGACGATAACCATAGAACACGAGGACTGTATTACAATAATGAGGAAATTCCTATAGCAAAGAATTCGGAAGGATTCAGACTGATTACAAGAATGCAGGATGAAACTCATAGATTTGCAATAGAGTATCATAGAAGTCTTAGAAACAAAAAACAAGTACATTCAATACTTGATGACATTTCGGGAGTAGGTCCGGCAAGAAGAAAGGCATTAATGAGAGAATTTAAATCCATTGAAGGAATTAGGGAAGCTACAGTGGAACAGCTTAGTCAGGTTGATACTATAAGCGAAAAAGTGGCAAAGGACATATACAAATTTTTTCATTAA
- the hprK gene encoding HPr(Ser) kinase/phosphatase, translated as MEKIKFTKIIENYNLKNYIPEIDTDKIYINTPEVNRPALQLAGFFDHFDKERVQILGNVEYAFIDSMERQNRLWVYEKLMSSGIPCLILCRGHEADDDLIEAGRKYNVPVLMTEWTTSRFDAELTRWLNVQLAPCITIHGVLVDVYGEGVLIMGESGIGKSEAALELIKRGHRLVTDDVVEIRKVSDETLIGASPEITKHFIELRGIGIIDVKALFGVESILDTANIDMVIKLEEWDRSREYDRLGIEDNYTEFLGNKVVCYSIPIRPGRNVAVIVESASVNHRQKKMGYNAAKELYKRVTDNLMKQNDEEE; from the coding sequence ATGGAAAAAATTAAATTTACAAAAATAATAGAAAACTACAATTTAAAGAATTATATACCTGAAATTGATACGGATAAGATTTATATTAATACTCCGGAAGTTAATAGACCGGCGTTACAGTTAGCAGGTTTCTTTGATCATTTCGATAAGGAAAGAGTACAGATTCTTGGAAACGTGGAATATGCTTTCATTGATAGTATGGAAAGACAGAACAGACTTTGGGTGTACGAAAAGTTAATGAGTAGTGGAATTCCATGTCTGATTTTATGTAGAGGGCATGAAGCAGATGATGATTTGATTGAAGCAGGAAGAAAATATAATGTACCTGTTTTAATGACAGAATGGACTACATCAAGGTTTGATGCAGAACTTACAAGATGGCTTAATGTTCAGCTTGCACCGTGTATTACAATCCATGGTGTTTTGGTAGACGTTTATGGTGAAGGTGTTTTGATTATGGGTGAAAGCGGAATCGGTAAAAGTGAGGCAGCCCTTGAATTAATTAAGAGAGGCCATAGACTTGTAACTGATGATGTTGTAGAAATAAGAAAGGTAAGTGATGAAACATTAATTGGTGCATCACCTGAAATTACTAAGCATTTTATTGAATTAAGAGGTATTGGTATCATAGATGTTAAGGCTTTATTTGGTGTTGAAAGTATTCTTGACACAGCCAATATTGACATGGTTATTAAGTTAGAAGAATGGGATAGAAGCAGAGAATATGATAGACTTGGAATTGAAGATAATTACACAGAATTTCTTGGAAATAAAGTAGTTTGCTATTCTATTCCTATCAGACCGGGTAGAAATGTAGCAGTTATTGTTGAGTCAGCATCAGTAAACCACAGACAGAAGAAGATGGGTTACAATGCTGCCAAAGAATTATATAAACGTGTAACTGACAATCTTATGAAGCAGAATGACGAGGAGGAATAG
- a CDS encoding ROK family glucokinase, producing the protein MKKYCFGVDVGGTTVKVGLFTVEGQLLDKWEIITRTENNGENILFDICESLEAKLDEKSIDLDEVKGIGIGLPGPVLDDGTVLQCVNLGWGKFNVSEKMSEMFHGIEVKVGNDANVAALGEAWKGGGKNFDDIVMVTLGTGVGGGVILEGKILTGHNGAAGEIGHMHVEDSEELNCNCGGCGCLEQYASATGVVRLANRYIAKNSESTKMTEFGEDITAKDVFDLAKEGDKGAVAVVEQMSTYLGKAMASIATVVNPQAFIIGGGVSKAGQYLIDAIADVYVKYAFQACREAKIALAELGNDAGIYGAAALIV; encoded by the coding sequence ATGAAAAAGTATTGTTTTGGAGTTGACGTTGGAGGAACAACAGTTAAAGTAGGACTTTTTACAGTAGAAGGTCAGCTCCTTGATAAGTGGGAGATTATTACAAGAACAGAAAATAATGGTGAAAATATTTTATTTGATATATGTGAATCATTAGAAGCTAAGTTAGACGAAAAGTCTATTGATTTAGATGAAGTTAAGGGAATCGGCATTGGTTTGCCGGGACCTGTTTTAGATGACGGAACTGTATTACAGTGTGTTAACTTAGGTTGGGGCAAGTTTAATGTATCAGAAAAAATGTCTGAAATGTTCCACGGAATAGAGGTTAAGGTAGGCAATGATGCCAACGTTGCAGCTCTTGGTGAAGCGTGGAAAGGTGGCGGAAAGAATTTTGATGATATCGTTATGGTTACACTTGGAACAGGTGTAGGCGGAGGTGTTATTTTAGAAGGAAAAATTCTTACAGGACATAACGGTGCAGCAGGCGAAATCGGTCACATGCATGTTGAAGATAGTGAAGAACTTAACTGTAACTGCGGCGGTTGCGGATGCCTTGAACAGTATGCATCAGCTACAGGTGTAGTAAGACTTGCAAACAGATATATTGCAAAGAATAGTGAATCAACTAAGATGACAGAATTTGGTGAAGACATTACAGCAAAAGATGTTTTCGACTTGGCAAAAGAAGGAGATAAGGGTGCTGTAGCTGTTGTTGAACAGATGAGTACATATCTTGGAAAAGCCATGGCAAGTATTGCAACAGTAGTAAACCCACAGGCATTTATTATTGGCGGTGGTGTAAGTAAGGCAGGTCAGTATCTTATTGATGCCATTGCAGATGTTTATGTTAAATATGCTTTCCAAGCTTGTAGAGAAGCAAAAATTGCTCTTGCAGAATTAGGAAATGATGCAGGAATTTATGGTGCGGCAGCACTTATAGTATAA
- the murB gene encoding UDP-N-acetylmuramate dehydrogenase codes for MDNAFIEKIKEVVGEKYVKENESMASHCTFRCGGNAELFVTPGSIDELTQVVALCRENDVEFLVIGNGSNLLVKDEGYKGVIIEVNSRISFIDVIGEDIVADAGAKLSAVAVTAMENDLGGFEFAHGIPGNIGGAVMMNAGAYGGEMKQVLKWVKVLDNEGNIITLDASELEMGYRTSIIEKKGYIVLQARIGLNIEFSEDIGLIMQMFMQKRRASQPLEYPSAGSTFKRPEGYFAGKLIDDAGLRGYKVGGAMVSEKHCGFVINYDNATATDVINLMKDVQAKVKEKFDVQLEPEVRII; via the coding sequence ATGGATAACGCATTCATAGAAAAGATTAAAGAAGTAGTTGGAGAAAAATATGTAAAAGAGAATGAGAGCATGGCATCTCATTGTACTTTCAGATGTGGAGGAAACGCTGAATTATTCGTAACTCCGGGCAGTATTGATGAGTTAACACAGGTTGTAGCACTTTGTAGAGAGAATGATGTGGAATTTCTTGTTATAGGAAACGGAAGCAATCTTTTAGTTAAAGATGAAGGCTACAAGGGTGTAATAATCGAAGTTAATTCAAGAATAAGTTTTATTGATGTTATTGGTGAAGATATTGTAGCCGACGCAGGAGCAAAGCTTTCAGCAGTGGCAGTTACTGCAATGGAGAACGACCTAGGTGGTTTTGAGTTTGCTCACGGTATTCCGGGCAACATTGGTGGTGCCGTAATGATGAATGCAGGTGCTTATGGTGGAGAAATGAAACAGGTTCTTAAATGGGTTAAGGTACTTGATAATGAAGGAAACATTATTACACTTGATGCATCTGAGCTTGAAATGGGATACAGAACAAGCATTATTGAGAAGAAAGGTTATATTGTTCTTCAGGCAAGAATTGGTCTTAACATTGAATTCTCAGAGGATATTGGTTTGATTATGCAGATGTTTATGCAGAAGAGAAGAGCAAGTCAGCCACTTGAATATCCAAGTGCAGGAAGTACTTTCAAGAGACCTGAAGGATATTTTGCAGGTAAATTAATTGACGATGCAGGGCTTAGAGGATACAAAGTTGGTGGAGCCATGGTATCAGAAAAGCATTGTGGTTTTGTAATTAATTACGATAATGCCACAGCAACAGATGTTATTAATCTTATGAAGGATGTACAGGCTAAAGTTAAAGAGAAGTTCGATGTACAGTTAGAACCTGAAGTTAGAATTATCTAA
- the rapZ gene encoding RNase adapter RapZ codes for MRLVIVTGISGAGKVTALKIFEDNGYYCVDNLPIDLIESFADILFGQTNEKNKVAIGVDIRSGKNLEKMSEVLKNMKAKEQNYEILFLDCNNNTLIKRFKETRRSHPMGDRDSVENEINEERAKLEFLREQADYIIDTSNLLVKELRGEIEKIFVLNRDYRNLFVTIMSFGFKHGVPADCDLVFDVRFLPNPYYVPELKHKTGNQKEVQDYVLNSPVSHEFLDKLVDMIKFLIPNYIEEGKNQLVIGIGCTGGHHRSVTIANELYNQLNSSDASYGIRLSHRDIDR; via the coding sequence ATGCGATTAGTAATAGTAACAGGTATCTCAGGGGCAGGCAAAGTAACTGCCCTTAAGATTTTTGAGGATAACGGGTATTATTGCGTAGATAATCTGCCAATAGATTTAATTGAAAGTTTTGCAGATATTCTTTTTGGACAGACTAATGAAAAGAATAAAGTTGCAATTGGAGTAGATATCAGAAGCGGAAAAAATCTTGAGAAGATGTCAGAAGTTCTTAAGAATATGAAAGCAAAAGAACAGAATTATGAGATTTTGTTCTTAGACTGCAACAATAATACTTTAATAAAGAGATTTAAAGAAACACGAAGAAGTCATCCAATGGGTGACAGAGATAGTGTTGAAAATGAAATTAATGAAGAGAGGGCAAAGCTGGAATTTTTAAGAGAACAGGCTGATTATATAATCGACACCAGCAATCTTCTCGTAAAAGAACTAAGAGGAGAAATAGAAAAGATATTTGTTTTAAACAGAGATTACAGAAATCTTTTTGTTACAATAATGTCTTTTGGTTTCAAGCATGGTGTTCCGGCAGATTGTGATTTGGTATTTGATGTAAGATTTCTTCCAAATCCATATTATGTGCCTGAGCTGAAACATAAAACAGGTAATCAGAAGGAAGTACAGGATTATGTTTTGAACTCGCCTGTGTCACACGAATTTCTTGATAAATTAGTAGATATGATTAAATTTCTTATTCCAAACTATATTGAAGAGGGAAAGAATCAGTTGGTTATAGGAATTGGTTGTACAGGTGGTCATCACAGATCAGTAACAATAGCTAATGAATTATATAATCAATTAAATAGTTCAGACGCTTCTTATGGAATCAGATTATCTCATAGAGACATAGACAGATAG
- the whiA gene encoding DNA-binding protein WhiA, with protein sequence MSFSSKVKKELAGHISNATHCRIAEIAAIISMCGSVLIDVDEKYSIRVRTETDSTAEKFKTLVWKTFHIDAKIVVKKNAYSKNAETYTITIKDHNQAMKVLEATKLIDDQGQIGENLSVTNNVVIMKDCCKRAFIRGAFMAAGSISDPNSSYHFEIKCNNEKKAEQLIKLLNKFNIEAKTVARKGHFVVYIKEGEGIVDVLNVMEAPVALMEMENVRILKGMSNYYNRQVNCETANIKKTVTTACRQIDDINYIIENEGLEYLPDKLQDIATLRVENPDASLQELGQMLEPQLGKSGVNHRLRKICQIAEEIRGIPKEERL encoded by the coding sequence ATGAGTTTTTCAAGTAAGGTTAAAAAGGAATTAGCAGGTCATATCAGTAATGCAACACATTGTAGAATAGCAGAAATTGCAGCTATTATTTCTATGTGCGGAAGTGTACTGATAGACGTTGATGAAAAGTATTCCATAAGAGTCAGAACTGAAACCGATTCAACGGCAGAAAAGTTTAAGACTTTGGTGTGGAAAACATTTCATATAGATGCAAAAATTGTTGTAAAAAAGAATGCATATTCAAAAAATGCAGAGACATATACTATTACCATAAAAGATCACAATCAGGCAATGAAAGTCTTAGAGGCAACTAAATTAATTGATGATCAGGGGCAGATAGGAGAGAATCTTTCAGTGACCAATAATGTTGTTATAATGAAAGATTGTTGCAAGAGAGCCTTCATAAGAGGGGCATTTATGGCAGCAGGTTCCATAAGTGATCCTAACAGCTCTTATCACTTTGAAATTAAGTGTAATAACGAAAAAAAGGCTGAGCAATTAATAAAATTACTAAATAAATTTAATATTGAGGCAAAAACAGTTGCAAGAAAAGGTCATTTTGTGGTATATATCAAGGAAGGCGAAGGAATAGTTGATGTTTTAAATGTAATGGAGGCTCCGGTAGCTTTAATGGAAATGGAGAATGTCCGAATCCTAAAAGGCATGAGCAACTATTACAATAGGCAGGTTAATTGTGAGACTGCCAACATTAAGAAGACAGTAACAACTGCATGTAGACAGATAGATGATATTAATTATATCATTGAAAATGAGGGCTTAGAATATTTGCCTGATAAGTTACAGGATATAGCAACATTGCGAGTTGAAAATCCTGACGCTTCGTTGCAGGAGTTAGGTCAGATGCTTGAACCGCAATTAGGAAAATCAGGGGTTAATCACAGATTGAGAAAGATTTGCCAGATTGCAGAGGAAATAAGGGGAATCCCCAAGGAGGAAAGGTTATAA
- a CDS encoding HPr family phosphocarrier protein: protein MITKDVTIDIKQATDASPVAKCVQLASQFKSKIYIENGATKVNAKSIMGMMALGILSGEEVKVSAEGDDEQNAIDTMVNYLTAN from the coding sequence ATGATAACAAAGGATGTAACAATTGATATTAAGCAGGCTACAGATGCAAGTCCAGTGGCAAAATGCGTACAGTTAGCTAGTCAGTTCAAGAGTAAAATATATATTGAAAATGGAGCTACAAAAGTTAATGCTAAGTCAATCATGGGAATGATGGCATTAGGAATTCTTTCAGGAGAAGAAGTAAAAGTATCTGCTGAAGGAGACGACGAGCAGAATGCAATTGATACAATGGTAAATTACTTAACAGCTAATTAA
- the xth gene encoding exodeoxyribonuclease III — MKLISWNVNGIRACVTKGFMDFFNEIDADIFCIQESKMQEGQLELEMPGYYQYWNYAEKKGYSGTAIFTKKEPMDVKYGIGIEEHDHEGRVITLEFEDFYMVTCYTPNSQNELKRLDYRMQWEDDFKAYLKKLEESKPVVLCGDLNVAHKEIDLKNPKTNRKNAGFTDEEREKMTKLLDDGFIDTFRYFYPDLEGKYSWWSYRFKAREKNAGWRIDYFIVSEALKDKLEGADIHTEILGSDHCPIELDLNI, encoded by the coding sequence ATGAAACTCATATCATGGAATGTTAATGGAATCCGTGCCTGTGTTACAAAGGGCTTTATGGATTTCTTTAATGAAATAGACGCGGATATTTTTTGTATACAGGAATCAAAGATGCAGGAAGGACAGCTTGAACTAGAAATGCCGGGATATTATCAGTATTGGAATTATGCTGAAAAGAAGGGATATTCAGGAACAGCGATTTTTACAAAGAAAGAGCCAATGGATGTGAAGTATGGTATTGGCATAGAGGAACACGACCACGAGGGAAGAGTTATAACGTTGGAGTTTGAAGATTTCTATATGGTTACATGCTATACGCCAAATTCACAGAACGAACTTAAAAGACTGGATTACAGAATGCAGTGGGAAGATGATTTTAAGGCATATCTTAAGAAGCTTGAAGAATCTAAACCGGTAGTTTTATGTGGTGATTTGAATGTGGCACATAAGGAAATAGATTTGAAAAATCCTAAGACTAACAGAAAGAATGCAGGCTTTACAGATGAAGAACGTGAAAAGATGACTAAGCTTTTAGATGATGGATTCATAGATACATTTAGATATTTCTATCCTGATTTGGAAGGAAAATATAGTTGGTGGTCATATAGATTTAAAGCCAGAGAGAAGAACGCAGGTTGGCGTATTGACTATTTTATTGTATCGGAAGCATTAAAGGACAAGCTTGAAGGTGCTGACATTCACACAGAAATACTCGGCTCAGACCACTGCCCAATTGAACTTGACTTGAATATATAA